From the Desulfopila inferna genome, one window contains:
- a CDS encoding phosphoglycerate kinase — protein MMSLKDIDLTGKKVLVRVDFNVPMDDDLGITDDIRIRTALPTIQHILEHQGRLILCSHMGRPKGKRVDKFSLAPIADHLSRLLDREVKLAPDCIGDEVEALVNSLGNGDVVLLENLRFHQGETENDPEFSKKLARLADIYINDAFAVSHRAHASVVGVAELIETRGAGFLLETEMEYFHKSMDDPIRPLVALVGGAKVSSKLGALENMLDKVNSMIIGGAMANTFLKSMGVKVGASKTEDDLIPAAKQFIEKAEEKGVKLYFPVDFIVADSFAADAVTKTVTFRDIPENWMALDIGPATTLLFQEALADAGTIVWNGPMGAFEMDAFARGTMAMCRAVASSQALSITGGGDSNAAIKKSGEAHNISYMSTGGGAFLMLMEGKTLPGVDILKR, from the coding sequence ATGATGAGTCTAAAAGATATTGATCTTACAGGAAAGAAAGTTCTTGTACGTGTCGATTTCAACGTACCCATGGATGATGACCTTGGTATCACCGACGATATCCGTATTCGCACAGCCCTGCCGACTATTCAGCATATTCTTGAACACCAGGGACGCCTGATTCTCTGCTCGCATATGGGGCGCCCCAAAGGCAAACGCGTCGACAAATTCAGCCTCGCCCCGATTGCCGACCACTTGAGCAGACTTCTTGACCGGGAAGTAAAGCTTGCCCCTGACTGTATTGGCGATGAGGTTGAGGCTCTGGTCAACTCTCTGGGCAATGGAGATGTCGTTCTGCTTGAAAATCTCAGGTTTCACCAGGGAGAAACTGAAAACGATCCTGAGTTTTCAAAAAAACTCGCGCGTCTGGCCGATATCTACATTAACGATGCCTTTGCGGTATCACACAGAGCACATGCCTCGGTTGTCGGTGTCGCCGAACTGATCGAAACCAGAGGAGCAGGTTTCCTGCTTGAGACTGAAATGGAATATTTCCACAAATCCATGGATGATCCCATACGTCCTCTTGTCGCCCTGGTGGGCGGAGCCAAGGTTTCCTCAAAACTTGGCGCTCTCGAGAACATGCTCGACAAGGTCAACAGCATGATAATCGGCGGGGCCATGGCAAACACGTTCCTGAAGAGCATGGGTGTAAAGGTTGGAGCTTCGAAGACCGAGGATGATCTGATTCCAGCGGCCAAACAGTTTATCGAAAAGGCCGAAGAAAAAGGGGTCAAGCTTTACTTTCCCGTGGATTTTATCGTTGCCGATTCTTTTGCAGCGGATGCGGTCACCAAAACGGTTACCTTCCGGGATATCCCCGAAAATTGGATGGCTCTCGACATAGGTCCGGCAACAACCCTTTTGTTCCAAGAGGCTTTGGCTGACGCGGGAACTATAGTTTGGAACGGTCCCATGGGTGCCTTTGAGATGGACGCCTTCGCCCGGGGAACCATGGCAATGTGCCGGGCCGTCGCTTCATCTCAAGCCCTCTCCATCACCGGAGGCGGAGATTCCAATGCCGCCATCAAGAAGTCAGGCGAAGCTCACAACATATCCTACATGTCCACCGGCGGAGGTGCTTTTCTGATGCTGATGGAAGGCAAAACCCTTCCCGGTGTTGATATACTCAAGCGCTAG
- the tpiA gene encoding triose-phosphate isomerase, whose translation MKRKSLMAGNWKMHTTAIEARSLAADIARKCPETTDREVLLAPPFTVLREVAEVLSRTDVILASQNVCWEEKGAFTGEISPVMLKDCGVSSAIIGHSERRQIFHEDNALINKRVLGALSFDLMAILCIGETEEEQENGKTFAVLEAQVRQGLQGVEPQQMEKMVIAYEPVWAIGTGKTATKEQAQEVHLSIRRLIEKIYEKNIADRLRILYGGSVKPANVDELMSQPDIDGALVGGAALDAESFGRIINFI comes from the coding sequence ATGAAGAGAAAATCGCTTATGGCAGGCAACTGGAAGATGCACACCACCGCGATAGAAGCCCGGAGTCTTGCTGCCGATATAGCCCGAAAATGCCCTGAGACTACCGACCGGGAAGTTTTGCTCGCGCCACCGTTTACCGTTCTCCGTGAGGTTGCCGAAGTACTCTCCCGGACTGACGTGATCCTCGCCTCCCAGAATGTCTGCTGGGAAGAAAAAGGAGCCTTTACCGGAGAAATCTCACCCGTGATGTTGAAAGACTGCGGGGTGAGCAGCGCGATCATCGGACACTCTGAGAGAAGGCAGATATTCCATGAAGACAATGCACTTATCAACAAAAGAGTACTGGGAGCCTTGTCATTTGATTTAATGGCAATATTGTGTATCGGAGAAACCGAGGAAGAGCAAGAGAACGGCAAGACTTTTGCGGTCTTGGAAGCACAGGTGCGCCAAGGATTGCAAGGGGTTGAACCGCAGCAGATGGAAAAGATGGTTATCGCCTATGAACCTGTCTGGGCCATCGGGACTGGTAAGACCGCAACCAAGGAACAGGCTCAGGAAGTGCATCTCTCAATTCGCCGTCTAATTGAAAAAATCTATGAAAAAAATATTGCTGATCGGCTGAGAATATTGTATGGTGGCTCGGTCAAGCCGGCTAACGTTGATGAACTGATGAGCCAGCCGGATATAGATGGCGCTCTTGTAGGCGGCGCTGCTCTTGACGCCGAGTCTTTCGGCAGAATCATAAACTTTATATAA
- the secG gene encoding preprotein translocase subunit SecG, with the protein MDTLLTIVHVLVCLLLVGIVLLQHGKGADIGASFGGSSQSLFGSEGPIPLLNKITTGVAIIFMVTSVSLAYISAHRSTGSVMQELQQEQTVEEQQQSQEIKEIPMPDAEGNAPSEAGEQTDTPTQ; encoded by the coding sequence ATGGATACCCTTCTTACAATAGTGCACGTGCTCGTATGCCTCCTTTTAGTCGGCATTGTTTTGCTGCAGCACGGCAAAGGTGCCGACATTGGAGCATCCTTCGGGGGTTCCAGCCAGTCACTCTTTGGAAGCGAAGGTCCTATACCCCTGTTGAATAAAATTACGACTGGAGTGGCAATCATATTTATGGTCACTTCAGTGTCATTGGCTTATATATCAGCACACCGTTCCACCGGTTCGGTAATGCAGGAACTTCAACAGGAACAGACTGTCGAAGAGCAACAACAATCTCAGGAGATTAAGGAAATTCCCATGCCCGACGCTGAAGGTAATGCGCCCAGTGAGGCTGGGGAACAGACGGATACTCCGACCCAATAA
- the cobT gene encoding nicotinate-nucleotide--dimethylbenzimidazole phosphoribosyltransferase yields the protein MNLTLEKCGSMALGEVGLPEAREGYVLLKVLCCGVCRTDAKMWQQGHRDLLLPRVLGHEIAGVDESTGKIYTVWPGQTCGNCSYCESGRENLCEEMKIIGFHSDGGFASHVLVPLDSLIPAPSGLTPELITFAEPAGCVINALSMLRPMSGERAIIYGGGVVGMIAAFMLKNKGCTVTVIEQSQEKIARLDNLALKNSIEICKDTVTADFDLAMNCCASHVAFSLCITKLRKGGRLGFFSGLSKNQEIDTNLLNLIHYKELILLGSYGPKRADMVEALRICGQLQDTFSLLIERVVSLDEVEALLPSILDGKHLKCIVKIGGSATAQVIRRGAEGSAANGVHRGINESSKITDILDRIVPTSCHLKNQAQKKVDLKTKPLGALGQLEKLAVQLSCIQKNLNPSIEIKRLFVFAGDHGVVEEGVSAYPAKVTVQMVDNFLKGGAAINVFCKQYTIELAVVDMGVNASFSAHPLLMDKKVARGTNNFAITTAMSPSQAVRAIENGMDCFLEKQKKQPCELVGLGEMGIGNTSSATAVICAATGKGVEEIVGRGTGVDDRGLLRKKEVLEKALALHKPRSTDALELLQAVGGYELGGICGAVLAAASEGCCVVLDGIISTAGGLLAYLICPEVKDYLVAGHKSVEVGQKAALDLMGLDPVLDLDFRLGEGTGAAITMNLIELSCRMMRDMASFEEARVDTSPLYG from the coding sequence ATGAATCTGACACTGGAGAAATGCGGATCTATGGCTCTGGGGGAAGTTGGGCTACCAGAGGCGCGGGAAGGTTATGTGCTTTTAAAAGTGCTCTGTTGTGGTGTGTGCAGGACAGATGCCAAGATGTGGCAACAGGGACACCGGGATCTTTTGCTGCCAAGGGTATTAGGTCATGAAATCGCCGGTGTTGATGAGAGTACAGGAAAAATCTATACGGTATGGCCAGGGCAGACCTGCGGCAACTGTTCCTATTGTGAGTCCGGGCGGGAAAACCTATGTGAGGAAATGAAAATCATCGGTTTCCACTCAGATGGCGGCTTTGCCAGCCATGTCCTGGTACCGCTAGACAGCCTGATTCCTGCCCCATCAGGTCTTACTCCTGAGTTGATAACCTTTGCTGAACCGGCTGGCTGCGTTATAAACGCTCTTTCCATGTTGCGGCCCATGTCAGGCGAGCGAGCCATAATCTATGGCGGTGGAGTGGTGGGGATGATTGCCGCTTTCATGCTAAAAAACAAGGGATGTACGGTGACTGTCATCGAACAGAGCCAGGAGAAAATTGCCAGGCTTGACAATCTTGCGCTCAAAAACAGTATAGAAATCTGTAAGGATACAGTGACTGCTGATTTTGACCTGGCCATGAACTGCTGTGCCAGTCATGTGGCCTTTAGTCTTTGCATTACCAAGCTGAGAAAGGGCGGACGTCTCGGCTTTTTCAGCGGTTTAAGCAAAAACCAGGAGATCGATACCAATCTTTTGAATTTGATACATTATAAGGAACTCATCCTATTGGGAAGTTATGGGCCGAAGAGAGCGGATATGGTCGAGGCTCTCAGGATTTGTGGTCAACTGCAGGATACATTTTCTTTGCTTATTGAGCGGGTTGTTTCCCTGGATGAGGTAGAGGCTTTACTGCCCTCTATCCTGGATGGAAAGCATCTGAAATGTATAGTCAAAATAGGTGGATCTGCTACAGCGCAGGTGATCCGGAGAGGTGCCGAAGGCAGTGCCGCTAATGGAGTACATCGGGGTATAAATGAATCATCGAAAATAACAGATATCCTGGACAGAATTGTGCCGACTTCATGCCATCTCAAAAATCAGGCACAGAAAAAGGTGGATCTAAAAACAAAACCCTTAGGCGCCCTTGGGCAGTTGGAAAAACTTGCCGTACAGCTCAGTTGTATTCAAAAGAACCTGAACCCTTCAATTGAAATAAAAAGACTCTTTGTCTTCGCAGGGGATCACGGAGTCGTGGAAGAAGGGGTTTCCGCCTATCCTGCAAAAGTAACAGTGCAAATGGTTGACAATTTTCTCAAGGGTGGCGCCGCCATTAATGTTTTTTGCAAGCAGTATACTATAGAACTTGCTGTGGTCGACATGGGAGTGAACGCCAGCTTTAGCGCACATCCCTTACTGATGGATAAAAAGGTTGCCCGCGGAACCAATAACTTTGCCATAACCACAGCCATGAGCCCTTCACAGGCTGTTCGTGCAATTGAAAATGGAATGGATTGTTTTTTAGAAAAACAAAAGAAACAACCTTGTGAACTTGTGGGGCTCGGCGAAATGGGTATTGGCAATACCAGCAGTGCCACAGCAGTAATATGTGCGGCAACAGGGAAGGGTGTTGAAGAAATTGTCGGTAGAGGTACCGGTGTTGACGATAGAGGACTGCTGAGGAAAAAAGAGGTGCTGGAGAAAGCTCTTGCTTTGCATAAGCCCAGAAGTACAGATGCGCTGGAACTGTTACAAGCAGTTGGTGGCTACGAATTAGGCGGGATATGTGGGGCTGTTCTTGCGGCTGCCTCAGAAGGCTGTTGCGTTGTACTTGATGGGATTATTTCCACTGCAGGAGGGCTCCTTGCTTATCTCATCTGTCCTGAGGTAAAAGATTATCTCGTGGCAGGACATAAGTCTGTTGAAGTTGGTCAAAAAGCGGCCCTTGATCTCATGGGTCTTGACCCTGTACTTGATCTGGATTTTCGTCTGGGAGAGGGAACAGGAGCAGCTATCACCATGAATCTTATCGAACTATCTTGTCGGATGATGAGGGACATGGCTTCCTTTGAAGAGGCCCGAGTGGATACAAGCCCTTTGTATGGGTGA
- the trpD gene encoding anthranilate phosphoribosyltransferase: MDTEKNQKLGQYIGQLIRGENLSEESAYNAFRMVLANEVSEMHQGAFLAALTAKGETAEEVAGGWKAVYEFDTVKVNFEGLAVVDNCGTGMDTFKTFNISTAASLVAAAGGVKIARHGARAITSSCGTVDMVELLGVDVECGVDLVKKSVTEAGIGLFNGMSSQVHPLALGRILSQICFGSPLNIAASLAHPGLPKFAVRGVYSPALLQPVAEVMQAIGYSDAIIIYGAIDGSDKGMDEASVCGETVGARLSGGKIEPISFVPEEVGVSLHAPELLISEKNRDIAAKNMCELLAGRGSTAQNDAVILNSSLIFYVQNQVSSIQDGVARAREILLSGRAFETLEQWVSVQNRDADAGLAKLAALTCG, encoded by the coding sequence GTGGATACGGAAAAGAATCAAAAACTTGGTCAGTATATTGGTCAGCTTATTCGTGGAGAAAACCTTTCAGAAGAGAGTGCCTACAACGCGTTTCGAATGGTGCTTGCCAACGAGGTTTCCGAGATGCATCAAGGGGCATTTCTCGCCGCTCTTACCGCAAAAGGTGAAACCGCAGAAGAGGTTGCCGGCGGCTGGAAGGCAGTATACGAGTTTGACACCGTAAAAGTGAATTTTGAAGGTTTGGCCGTTGTCGATAACTGCGGTACCGGCATGGACACCTTCAAGACATTTAACATCAGTACCGCTGCCTCGCTTGTGGCGGCTGCGGGAGGTGTCAAGATCGCCAGACATGGAGCTCGAGCTATCACTTCATCCTGCGGTACGGTTGATATGGTCGAACTGCTGGGAGTCGATGTGGAATGTGGTGTTGATCTGGTTAAAAAAAGTGTGACCGAGGCGGGGATCGGTCTTTTTAATGGCATGAGTTCCCAGGTCCATCCCCTGGCCCTTGGACGTATCCTTTCTCAAATCTGTTTTGGTTCTCCCCTCAATATTGCCGCCTCTCTTGCCCACCCAGGTCTTCCGAAATTTGCAGTTCGAGGAGTATATTCTCCAGCACTTTTGCAGCCGGTAGCAGAGGTTATGCAGGCCATTGGTTACAGTGACGCGATTATTATATATGGAGCAATAGACGGGAGTGACAAGGGCATGGATGAGGCTTCCGTCTGCGGCGAGACGGTTGGGGCCCGTTTAAGCGGGGGGAAGATTGAACCAATATCTTTTGTCCCGGAAGAAGTGGGTGTTTCTTTGCACGCACCCGAACTACTGATTTCAGAAAAGAATCGGGATATCGCTGCAAAAAATATGTGTGAACTCCTTGCCGGAAGAGGATCTACCGCACAAAATGATGCTGTGATTTTAAATAGCAGTTTGATTTTTTATGTTCAAAATCAAGTTTCCAGCATACAGGACGGAGTTGCCAGGGCTAGGGAAATCCTGCTGTCTGGCAGGGCCTTTGAGACGCTGGAGCAGTGGGTGTCGGTGCAGAATCGAGACGCAGATGCAGGACTTGCAAAACTAGCTGCCCTGACTTGCGGGTGA
- a CDS encoding biotin--[acetyl-CoA-carboxylase] ligase → MNPKDKIYNLLRDADDVLSGERISEELGTSRVSVWKHIQGMVKSGIPIVSSPKGYLLSSDPDSLNPLEFGDRKDQIHHFGEILSTMNEAIKLAQQGCPEFTVVVAERQTQGRGRMERVWASADGGLYFTLVLRPIVPVMLAGLVNLAAAVEMAALLGSYGITASLKWPNDILVGTHKICGFLSQMESEGDLLRHLNIGIGLNVNNDPKKEEPSAVSLRELLGRQVPRREILINFLNRFEKRLENFDAATVIEDWKAGNSTIGQHVRISTLRTTVEGVAMDINGDGALILQMDDGSHQTVVHGDCFYQ, encoded by the coding sequence ATGAATCCAAAAGATAAAATTTATAATCTGCTCAGAGATGCTGATGATGTCCTTTCCGGCGAAAGGATCAGTGAAGAACTGGGAACCAGCAGGGTCTCCGTCTGGAAACATATCCAGGGAATGGTTAAGTCCGGGATCCCTATTGTCTCCTCGCCAAAAGGATATCTCTTGAGTTCGGACCCCGACAGTCTGAATCCCCTTGAATTTGGTGACCGCAAGGATCAAATTCATCATTTCGGGGAAATACTTTCGACCATGAATGAAGCTATCAAGCTGGCCCAGCAAGGCTGCCCTGAATTTACCGTCGTTGTAGCCGAACGGCAGACGCAGGGACGCGGGCGCATGGAAAGAGTCTGGGCTTCAGCCGATGGAGGGTTGTATTTTACTCTTGTTCTGCGCCCAATCGTCCCTGTAATGCTGGCCGGTCTTGTTAATCTGGCAGCCGCAGTTGAGATGGCCGCACTTCTAGGCTCCTATGGTATTACGGCGTCTTTAAAGTGGCCTAACGATATCCTGGTCGGCACCCATAAAATTTGCGGGTTTCTCTCCCAGATGGAAAGTGAAGGCGATCTTCTCCGCCACTTAAATATCGGCATCGGTCTGAATGTAAACAATGATCCAAAAAAAGAAGAACCTTCAGCAGTTTCTTTGCGAGAACTGCTGGGCAGGCAGGTGCCGCGCAGAGAAATCCTGATAAATTTCCTGAACCGTTTCGAAAAGCGGCTTGAGAATTTTGATGCTGCTACGGTGATCGAGGACTGGAAGGCCGGTAACTCCACCATTGGCCAACACGTCAGAATTTCTACATTAAGAACTACAGTCGAGGGAGTTGCCATGGACATAAATGGCGACGGTGCTTTAATTCTGCAAATGGACGACGGCAGTCACCAAACGGTAGTACACGGCGATTGTTTCTACCAATAA
- a CDS encoding biotin transporter BioY, with protein MDSSTAQLKPMVYASLMATLIAVGSYIAIPIGPVPIVMQNLFVMLAGLLLGGRWGFTSVAVYLLAGAIGLPVFAGGTGGIGKFFGPTGGYLVGYAAAVYVIGIISERGRDRVIIDVLAMLVGTIIIYTFGVSWLKIVTGMSASKAIAVGMLPFILGDALKIAAAIPIARALRPIIAGSAGHLHPAK; from the coding sequence ATGGACTCATCAACAGCACAATTGAAACCGATGGTATATGCATCACTCATGGCTACCCTTATAGCTGTGGGCTCCTACATCGCCATTCCGATCGGTCCAGTTCCCATTGTCATGCAAAACCTTTTTGTCATGCTGGCGGGCCTTCTGCTCGGCGGACGCTGGGGATTTACCAGTGTCGCGGTATATCTGCTGGCAGGAGCTATCGGTTTGCCGGTTTTTGCAGGCGGTACCGGAGGGATTGGTAAGTTTTTCGGACCGACGGGAGGCTATCTGGTGGGCTATGCCGCTGCGGTTTATGTCATCGGTATAATAAGCGAAAGAGGCAGGGATAGGGTCATTATCGATGTCCTTGCCATGCTGGTCGGCACAATCATCATCTATACCTTTGGCGTCTCATGGCTCAAAATAGTTACAGGCATGAGCGCATCCAAGGCCATAGCCGTTGGTATGTTACCTTTTATTCTGGGTGATGCCCTGAAGATCGCCGCAGCCATACCCATCGCCAGAGCTCTGAGACCGATTATAGCTGGTTCAGCAGGCCACCTGCATCCGGCAAAATAA
- a CDS encoding energy-coupling factor ABC transporter ATP-binding protein, giving the protein MAIIETSVLCHRFSDGTLAINNVSLTLRKGEFTVIAGANGSGKTTLLRHFNGLLSPESGEVHVNGISVKKNPQAARQMVGMVFQDADSQIVGDTVYDDVAFGPENLRLSRNEIDRRVARSLADVNLAGFEDKRPHNLSGGEKRRLAIAGVLAMAPQVLLMDEPFSNLDYPGTCTVLSHIIDLHKAGHTIIITTHDLEKVISVAQRLIVMEKGQIVEDGLPENVIQGIERFGVRPPCSVQFGKGIQPWVN; this is encoded by the coding sequence ATGGCCATCATTGAGACGTCCGTACTCTGTCATCGCTTCTCCGATGGCACCCTGGCTATCAACAATGTGTCCCTTACCTTGCGTAAGGGTGAATTTACTGTTATTGCCGGAGCAAACGGCTCTGGAAAAACGACTCTGCTGCGCCATTTCAACGGCCTTCTTTCTCCCGAGTCCGGTGAAGTCCATGTCAACGGCATCTCGGTCAAAAAGAATCCACAGGCTGCCAGACAAATGGTCGGCATGGTCTTCCAGGATGCCGACAGCCAGATAGTCGGGGATACCGTCTATGACGATGTAGCATTTGGCCCGGAAAACCTGCGGTTGTCCCGCAATGAGATTGACCGGCGCGTGGCCCGGTCCCTTGCCGACGTCAATCTTGCCGGGTTTGAGGACAAACGGCCGCACAATCTTTCCGGAGGCGAAAAGCGTCGTCTGGCCATAGCCGGTGTTCTGGCAATGGCACCGCAGGTGCTGTTAATGGACGAACCGTTTTCGAATCTGGATTATCCCGGCACATGCACTGTCTTATCCCATATCATTGATCTTCATAAGGCGGGCCATACGATAATCATAACCACTCACGACCTGGAAAAGGTGATAAGTGTCGCCCAAAGGTTGATTGTGATGGAGAAAGGACAGATAGTCGAAGATGGGCTGCCGGAGAATGTGATTCAGGGGATTGAACGATTCGGGGTTCGACCACCCTGCTCGGTTCAATTTGGCAAAGGAATTCAGCCATGGGTGAATTAG
- a CDS encoding energy-coupling factor transporter transmembrane component T family protein — MGELATVGFTPGNSYLHRLDPRTKQILLMVLGMTSLWANVLFLAITSVVVISMFHSTNLRLYRLIRETRYFLFFLLFLFIIKAVHLNQQLIPEITWSQAVIALIFCWRLLLIVIMGMLLISTTRTAEIRATLIWALKPIPFVNGETTATMVGLIVRFLPLILFEAGEIGDAMRARGVERRQNYLIRMIRFTTTLFRRAFLRADELVDTMQARCYSEHRTLPEISFALNDLIAAAAGILMLLTALIP, encoded by the coding sequence ATGGGTGAATTAGCGACAGTCGGTTTCACCCCGGGTAATTCATACCTGCACCGGCTGGACCCGCGTACCAAGCAAATATTGCTCATGGTTCTGGGAATGACCAGTCTGTGGGCCAATGTCCTGTTTTTAGCGATCACTTCGGTTGTTGTGATTTCTATGTTCCATTCAACCAACTTGCGCCTTTATCGCCTTATCCGTGAGACCAGGTATTTCCTGTTCTTTCTTCTTTTTTTATTTATCATTAAGGCGGTCCATCTTAACCAGCAGTTAATCCCGGAAATTACCTGGAGCCAGGCTGTAATCGCTCTGATATTCTGTTGGAGATTACTGCTGATTGTAATCATGGGTATGTTGCTGATCTCCACCACCCGTACCGCGGAGATACGCGCGACCCTCATCTGGGCCTTAAAACCAATTCCTTTTGTGAATGGAGAAACTACGGCGACAATGGTGGGCCTGATCGTGCGCTTTCTCCCCCTGATTCTCTTTGAGGCCGGTGAAATAGGGGATGCCATGCGGGCTCGGGGCGTGGAGCGAAGACAAAATTACCTGATCCGCATGATCAGGTTCACGACCACACTGTTTCGTCGGGCTTTCCTGCGGGCGGACGAGCTTGTGGATACCATGCAGGCCAGATGCTACAGCGAGCACCGTACCCTGCCGGAAATCTCTTTCGCTCTCAATGACCTGATTGCCGCCGCGGCAGGTATCTTAATGCTGCTGACGGCGTTGATCCCCTAA
- a CDS encoding transposase: MSRPLRIEYPGAWYHVMNRGRRGENIFVDRDDYETFIALLQETSEMFELRVSVFCLMSNHYHILVQTPLANLSRAMRHINGVYTQRYNRRRNTDGQLFRGRYKSVLVQEDSHLLELLRYIHRNPVRANMCNGVGDYLWSSHREYSNSAKKWDWLHKEFLLRMFDQDPHRAKKQYKDFVQCEESAEFTNFFSRKNLTSFFGSQNFIDWVKSTYRQLQNHKEIPQSKHLTPTIDDIKRAVCEYYEIEQKHLEQTKRGQVNEARNVAVYLAREKCGLSLETIGRQFELLKYSSVSSIVTRTEKKLLEDKPLRDRIEEISQKLSKSQAKT, translated from the coding sequence ATGTCTAGACCTCTTCGAATAGAATACCCCGGCGCGTGGTATCACGTGATGAACCGTGGAAGGCGTGGTGAAAATATTTTCGTTGATAGAGATGACTATGAGACCTTTATTGCTCTACTGCAGGAAACCTCCGAGATGTTCGAGCTCAGGGTTTCTGTATTTTGCCTGATGTCCAATCATTATCATATCCTGGTACAGACACCTCTCGCTAATCTGTCGCGGGCGATGCGACACATCAACGGTGTCTATACCCAGCGTTACAATCGGCGACGGAACACCGATGGGCAACTGTTTCGTGGACGCTATAAGAGCGTTCTCGTCCAGGAAGACAGTCATCTCCTGGAATTATTACGTTACATTCACAGAAACCCCGTCAGGGCGAATATGTGTAATGGTGTGGGAGATTATCTCTGGTCCAGCCATCGGGAGTATAGTAACTCTGCGAAAAAATGGGATTGGCTGCATAAGGAGTTTTTGCTTCGTATGTTCGATCAGGATCCACACAGGGCGAAAAAACAGTATAAAGACTTTGTACAATGCGAAGAATCCGCTGAATTCACCAATTTTTTCAGCAGAAAAAACTTAACTTCGTTTTTCGGCTCTCAAAATTTTATTGATTGGGTTAAATCCACATACCGACAACTACAGAATCATAAAGAAATACCTCAATCAAAGCACCTTACCCCGACGATAGACGATATTAAAAGGGCAGTATGTGAATACTATGAGATTGAGCAAAAACATTTAGAGCAGACAAAACGAGGACAGGTGAACGAGGCTCGAAATGTGGCTGTCTACCTTGCCAGGGAAAAATGCGGATTGAGTCTTGAAACGATAGGCCGTCAATTTGAGCTTCTGAAATACAGTTCGGTAAGCAGTATTGTTACAAGGACGGAGAAAAAACTTCTGGAAGACAAGCCATTACGAGATCGAATTGAAGAAATAAGTCAGAAGCTCAGCAAGAGTCAAGCAAAGACTTGA
- a CDS encoding ZIP family metal transporter, which yields MPEIYVAMLLALLAGIAIPIGGAIAAIERIHPYWLENEFRHAVISFGGGALLAAIAMVLIPEGIQNQSVLSVSICFFSGAIFFLLVEFLISLRGGAISQVIAMLLDFVPEAMALGAIISTDISKASLVAFLIALQNLPEGFNAYREVKANRYCSGHSAIIIFSGLALLGPLSAVIGLKYLTGNEILLDRIMVFCAGGILYLIFQDIAPKARIKKHWAPSLGAISGFLLGVIGYMISNSY from the coding sequence ATGCCTGAAATTTACGTTGCTATGTTGCTTGCATTACTTGCAGGAATTGCAATACCGATTGGTGGTGCAATTGCCGCCATTGAACGCATACACCCTTATTGGCTAGAAAATGAATTCCGTCATGCAGTAATTTCTTTCGGAGGAGGTGCACTATTAGCGGCTATAGCTATGGTTCTTATTCCTGAAGGAATTCAAAATCAATCTGTCCTTTCGGTCTCTATTTGCTTTTTCAGTGGCGCAATATTTTTTTTACTTGTCGAATTTCTCATTTCTTTGCGTGGTGGAGCAATCTCCCAAGTAATAGCAATGTTGCTTGATTTTGTCCCAGAAGCAATGGCTCTTGGGGCGATCATTTCAACGGACATATCTAAGGCATCGCTAGTTGCATTTTTAATTGCGCTTCAAAATTTACCTGAAGGATTCAATGCTTATCGTGAAGTTAAAGCTAACCGTTATTGTTCCGGCCACAGTGCCATTATTATTTTTTCAGGCCTTGCGTTACTCGGCCCTCTTTCTGCTGTCATTGGGTTGAAATATTTGACGGGGAATGAAATCTTGCTTGACAGGATTATGGTATTCTGCGCTGGTGGAATTTTGTACTTAATCTTTCAAGATATCGCTCCAAAAGCTAGAATAAAAAAACATTGGGCTCCATCATTAGGAGCAATATCTGGATTCCTCCTCGGAGTCATAGGTTATATGATTTCTAATTCCTATTAA